Proteins found in one Campylobacter canadensis genomic segment:
- a CDS encoding tautomerase family protein has product MPIINVKLASPMPSNEKCEEIISDLTKYFEEKLGKKRERIVVCLEEVNPNHIGFAGNSVEKIKQNEFLHAYKE; this is encoded by the coding sequence ATGCCGATAATTAATGTAAAATTAGCAAGCCCTATGCCATCAAATGAAAAATGTGAAGAAATTATTTCTGATTTAACAAAATATTTTGAAGAAAAATTAGGCAAAAAAAGAGAAAGAATAGTAGTGTGCTTAGAAGAAGTAAATCCAAACCATATTGGTTTTGCAGGAAATAGTGTAGAAAAAATAAAGCAAAACGAATTTTTGCATGCCTACAAAGAATGA
- a CDS encoding class I SAM-dependent methyltransferase, producing the protein MPTKNELWNEKSLDYPRYSKDLTYLQKELLNNLKDIDFANKTLLDIGCANGVFTLHLAKKVKEICAIDIASNMLDILSCDAQKNKITNIKTECINFKDFNTKNHFDIALLTLCPALENDEDFLKFLNIADTKIYFNFASKRKNSFLDVIFKEFNTECKAYNESDIEVFLLKNNLKFKKNIIYENRQVIKSKNECIKNALWHLKMNGIFVKQIEVENIINKYFKNEKIIQNINTSFKLLIID; encoded by the coding sequence ATGCCTACAAAGAATGAGCTTTGGAATGAAAAATCCTTAGATTATCCTAGATATTCTAAGGATTTAACATATTTGCAAAAAGAACTTTTAAACAATTTAAAAGACATTGATTTTGCGAATAAAACTCTATTAGATATTGGTTGTGCTAATGGTGTTTTTACCCTGCACTTAGCAAAAAAAGTAAAAGAAATTTGTGCTATTGATATAGCTAGTAATATGCTTGATATTTTATCTTGCGATGCACAAAAAAATAAAATCACAAATATAAAAACTGAATGTATTAACTTTAAGGATTTTAATACAAAAAATCATTTTGATATAGCACTTTTAACCCTTTGCCCTGCTTTAGAAAATGATGAAGATTTTTTAAAATTTTTAAATATTGCAGATACAAAGATATATTTTAATTTTGCAAGCAAAAGAAAAAATTCCTTTTTAGATGTTATTTTTAAAGAATTTAACACAGAATGTAAAGCTTATAATGAAAGTGATATTGAGGTGTTTTTATTAAAAAATAATCTTAAATTCAAAAAAAATATTATTTATGAAAATAGACAAGTGATTAAAAGTAAAAATGAATGTATAAAAAATGCTCTTTGGCATTTAAAAATGAATGGAATTTTTGTAAAGCAAATAGAAGTTGAAAATATTATAAATAAATATTTTAAAAATGAAAAAATCATTCAAAATATTAACACAAGTTTTAAATTATTAATAATAGATTAA
- a CDS encoding ABC transporter substrate-binding protein: protein MKFLKILLFIFLSTNLFAKIVEVEDVLGNKVQINTPVKKMVLGFYYTDYLAVGGKDAFKNVIGFSRAVWESWSPISWNMYLEKMPELDKISDFGEVEAGSVAVEKILALEPEVLVLGLWQYEAIKDTLAPIKEANIPIIVVDYHKGDLKNHELSTKIFGILSSNEARANEIWQDYIKRVNLIQERTKNIKEKAKVFIEYGINGPKDNGATYSHYMWGALIDKANAQSIADGLVKTWGPINPESVLLKDPDVIIIAGRESELTKNNYSMVMGNKIKKDEANKRLQGFKNRAGWDELKAIKNGSLYGGYHSMLRTLSDVFMLEFIAKAAYPDLFSDIDPLNDYLEFNKKYLPIVPDGTFMFKAY, encoded by the coding sequence ATGAAATTTTTAAAAATTTTATTATTTATTTTTCTTTCTACTAATTTATTTGCAAAAATAGTTGAAGTTGAAGATGTTTTGGGTAATAAAGTACAAATAAATACACCTGTAAAAAAAATGGTTTTAGGTTTTTATTATACTGATTATTTAGCTGTTGGCGGAAAAGATGCTTTTAAAAATGTTATTGGTTTTTCAAGAGCAGTTTGGGAAAGTTGGAGTCCTATTAGCTGGAATATGTATTTAGAAAAAATGCCTGAATTAGACAAAATTAGCGATTTTGGAGAAGTTGAAGCTGGTAGTGTTGCAGTTGAAAAAATACTTGCATTAGAACCTGAAGTACTTGTGTTAGGATTGTGGCAATATGAAGCTATTAAGGACACTTTAGCACCAATCAAAGAAGCTAATATTCCTATTATTGTTGTAGATTATCATAAAGGCGATTTGAAAAATCACGAATTAAGCACAAAAATTTTTGGAATTTTAAGCTCTAATGAAGCAAGAGCTAATGAAATTTGGCAAGACTATATTAAAAGAGTAAATCTAATTCAAGAAAGAACAAAAAATATTAAAGAAAAAGCAAAAGTTTTCATTGAATATGGAATAAATGGTCCAAAAGATAATGGTGCAACTTATTCACATTATATGTGGGGTGCTTTAATTGATAAAGCAAACGCACAAAGTATTGCAGATGGTCTTGTTAAAACTTGGGGTCCAATTAACCCTGAAAGCGTTTTGTTAAAAGACCCTGATGTAATTATTATAGCAGGAAGAGAAAGCGAGCTTACAAAGAATAATTATTCAATGGTAATGGGTAATAAAATAAAAAAAGATGAAGCAAACAAAAGATTACAAGGTTTTAAAAATCGTGCTGGTTGGGATGAGCTTAAAGCTATTAAAAATGGTAGTTTGTATGGCGGTTATCACAGTATGTTAAGAACATTAAGCGATGTTTTTATGCTTGAATTTATTGCAAAAGCTGCTTATCCTGATTTATTTAGTGATATTGACCCGCTTAATGATTATTTAGAATTTAATAAAAAATATCTACCAATAGTTCCTGATGGTACTTTTATGTTTAAGGCATATTAA
- a CDS encoding FecCD family ABC transporter permease: MDIKKEQFTQYVKVQKRRITIILLSIVLCFAFFLLDIATGPALLNISDVLKALLSKIISVDIKSSYVSIVYSIRLPSALMALATGAALGLGGALMQTILNNHLASPYTLGLSAAAGLGASIVLAFELSGIFALIGVSAGAFIMSLISSSILFFFAMNQRFNTESLVLIGIALLFLFQSCLSLVQFLVSPETSQQILFWLFGSLQKASYTKILIVFIATIICFIWMLKNSWALSVFKMGEKNAQVLGININILRLKVLFCVCLVSSLAVCFVGVIGFIGLVAPHMARLLIGEEQRFFLPLSMLFGALFLSFASVVSKIIIPGALFPIGIVSAFVGVPFFFVMILRKKYARN, encoded by the coding sequence ATGGATATTAAAAAAGAACAATTTACTCAATATGTAAAGGTTCAAAAAAGAAGAATTACAATAATTCTTCTTAGTATTGTACTTTGCTTTGCATTTTTTTTATTAGATATCGCAACTGGTCCTGCTTTATTAAATATTAGCGATGTATTAAAGGCCTTATTGTCAAAAATTATTAGTGTTGATATTAAAAGCTCTTATGTTTCAATTGTGTATTCTATTAGATTACCAAGTGCTTTAATGGCACTTGCAACTGGTGCTGCTCTTGGACTTGGAGGTGCTTTAATGCAAACTATTTTAAACAACCATTTAGCAAGCCCTTACACCTTAGGGTTAAGCGCAGCAGCTGGGCTTGGTGCATCAATTGTTTTAGCCTTTGAACTTAGTGGAATTTTTGCATTAATTGGTGTTAGTGCAGGTGCTTTTATAATGAGTTTAATTAGCTCTAGTATTTTATTTTTCTTTGCAATGAATCAAAGGTTTAATACAGAAAGTTTAGTTTTAATTGGAATTGCATTGTTATTTTTATTTCAATCTTGTTTATCTTTAGTGCAGTTTTTAGTAAGCCCTGAAACTTCTCAGCAAATATTATTTTGGTTATTTGGTTCTTTACAAAAAGCAAGTTATACAAAAATATTAATTGTCTTTATTGCAACTATAATTTGTTTTATTTGGATGCTAAAAAATAGCTGGGCATTAAGTGTTTTTAAAATGGGTGAAAAAAATGCTCAAGTTTTAGGAATAAATATAAATATATTAAGGTTAAAAGTCTTATTTTGTGTGTGTTTAGTTAGCTCTTTGGCTGTTTGCTTTGTTGGTGTTATTGGTTTTATAGGTCTTGTTGCACCACATATGGCAAGGTTATTAATAGGAGAAGAACAAAGGTTTTTCTTACCACTTTCAATGCTTTTTGGGGCTTTATTTTTATCTTTTGCCTCTGTTGTATCAAAAATAATAATTCCAGGAGCCTTATTTCCTATCGGAATTGTTAGTGCTTTTGTTGGTGTTCCTTTCTTTTTTGTGATGATTTTAAGGAAAAAATATGCTAGAAATTAA
- a CDS encoding ABC transporter ATP-binding protein, whose amino-acid sequence MLEINNLSIYKSRKSILENISLKLEEGKIYAIAGPNGVGKSTLLDCIFGLIKSENISFNKETQKNLKKWQENIGYMLQHFHTHVDLSVLEVVLLGAYANLSLNIDKQIIDEALGLLDRFAIANKANENIQSLSGGQRQMVAFAQVLLKNPKILLLDEPVSALDLKHQCILLEALQKITKERKLLSIVVLHDLNLASLFCDEVILLKDKKLFAKGDAKTILTKDLIKNIYEVDSCIHKINDKNFAQILGSITKKIN is encoded by the coding sequence ATGCTAGAAATTAATAATTTATCAATCTATAAATCAAGAAAAAGCATATTAGAAAATATAAGCTTAAAATTAGAAGAAGGTAAAATTTATGCTATTGCTGGTCCAAATGGCGTTGGTAAAAGCACTTTACTTGATTGTATCTTTGGTTTAATAAAAAGCGAAAATATAAGTTTTAACAAAGAAACACAAAAGAATTTAAAAAAATGGCAAGAAAATATAGGATATATGCTTCAGCATTTTCATACCCATGTTGATTTAAGTGTTTTAGAAGTTGTTTTGCTTGGTGCTTATGCTAATTTAAGTTTAAATATTGATAAACAAATAATTGATGAAGCTTTAGGACTTTTAGATAGATTTGCAATTGCAAATAAAGCAAATGAAAATATTCAATCTTTAAGTGGTGGGCAAAGGCAAATGGTAGCTTTTGCTCAAGTCCTGCTTAAAAATCCTAAAATTTTATTATTAGATGAGCCTGTTAGTGCGCTTGATTTAAAACATCAATGTATTTTGCTTGAAGCTTTACAAAAAATTACAAAAGAAAGAAAATTATTAAGTATTGTTGTTTTACATGATTTAAATCTCGCGTCTTTATTTTGTGATGAAGTAATTTTATTAAAAGATAAAAAATTATTTGCAAAAGGTGATGCGAAAACTATTTTAACAAAGGATTTGATTAAAAATATTTACGAGGTTGATTCTTGTATTCACAAAATTAATGATAAAAATTTTGCACAAATTCTAGGAAGTATTACTAAAAAAATTAATTAA
- a CDS encoding acyl-CoA thioesterase: MKDYKEVSLRLVAMPSDTNPAGNIFGGWIMSQIDLAGSVAAKEVANGRVVTIAVDKMTFKKPVFVGDIVSFYAKIINVGTTSIQVSVEVVAERCTPKLYGVCTDVTSAVLTYVNVDENGNKIPISEENKKRAGF; encoded by the coding sequence ATGAAAGATTATAAAGAAGTTAGTTTAAGATTAGTTGCTATGCCAAGCGATACTAATCCTGCTGGAAATATTTTTGGTGGCTGGATTATGAGTCAAATTGACCTAGCTGGTTCTGTTGCTGCAAAAGAAGTTGCGAACGGTAGAGTTGTAACAATAGCAGTAGATAAAATGACATTTAAAAAACCTGTTTTTGTAGGTGATATTGTTAGCTTTTACGCAAAAATAATCAATGTTGGCACCACAAGCATTCAAGTTAGCGTTGAAGTCGTTGCTGAAAGATGTACTCCAAAACTTTATGGAGTTTGCACTGACGTAACTAGTGCTGTATTAACTTATGTAAATGTTGATGAAAATGGAAATAAAATTCCAATTAGTGAAGAAAACAAAAAAAGAGCAGGATTTTAA
- a CDS encoding molybdopterin-dependent oxidoreductase — translation MLRRRTFLKASALSLGASTTMLNANTNFYDIKQIPHATHFGAFSASVNNKGYITELKAHESDKRPSVITKAIVDRTFSNTRVKYHYVRKSFLEGKNEPTLRGKEPFVRVSWEKAFELLERELKKHKPENIFNASYGGWGHVGLLHNCNAVAGRFFNTVLGGAIGTDGEYSNGAAGKVNTSICGDLEVYSLQTSYQVMLDNCEVYVMWGCDIFKNNQIDFKVANRENDEWLKKYAANKKMQFINIDPQYTDAAKITNAKWIKIKPNTDIALILGMCNYLYVSGKYNKEFIEKYTDGFNEFLPYLLGKSDGINKDVKWASKICGIDEKTIISLCDLFVSKRTFLAGNWANQRAQYGENADWAIITLACMIGQVGLAGGGFGFAMHYCSAGGAFSGALLPVGLAQGKNSIGINIPASRVSECILNPNKTINFKGKTFTYPQIKMFYVAGASVLGHHPNTNELIYALRTLDCVVVHEPWWTPMAKMADIVIPSTTTLERDDISFGGSYSQDWVYAMKKVVEPIGESKDDYDVFYELAKRFGQRELAKFSGGKTKQEWIKSFYEKSDCANEMDFDEFWQKGSMHFQAPKENYSFVRHADFRKDPVNNKLSTESGKIQIYSKKFANLNLPDFKGHIVWQEPVEYLGNKKLTQKFLFHMLSPHPRYRIHSQLDNTWIANLYKIDGREPMLINTNDAKKLGIKNKEIVEVYNDRGRILVGAILSDDILEGVISIQEGAWYEPENTNEDMPRCNSGHVNVLTSSRPSSQMAQATSVNSCLVAIKKIDNQVLKAVNRLPELIG, via the coding sequence ATGCTTAGAAGGCGAACTTTTCTAAAAGCAAGTGCTTTAAGTCTTGGAGCAAGTACAACAATGCTTAATGCAAATACAAATTTTTATGATATCAAGCAAATACCGCATGCTACGCACTTTGGTGCATTTAGCGCTAGTGTTAATAATAAAGGTTATATTACAGAACTTAAAGCGCACGAAAGTGATAAACGACCAAGTGTAATTACAAAGGCTATTGTAGATAGAACTTTTTCAAATACAAGAGTTAAATACCATTATGTAAGAAAGAGTTTTTTAGAAGGCAAAAACGAGCCAACACTTCGTGGAAAAGAACCTTTTGTTCGTGTTAGTTGGGAAAAGGCGTTTGAATTACTTGAAAGAGAGTTAAAAAAGCATAAACCTGAAAATATCTTTAATGCAAGTTATGGCGGATGGGGGCATGTTGGTTTATTACATAATTGCAACGCTGTTGCGGGAAGGTTTTTTAACACTGTTTTAGGTGGTGCTATTGGCACTGATGGAGAGTATTCAAACGGTGCGGCTGGAAAGGTAAATACAAGTATTTGTGGCGATTTAGAAGTGTATTCACTGCAAACTAGCTATCAAGTGATGCTTGATAATTGTGAAGTTTATGTAATGTGGGGCTGTGATATCTTTAAAAACAATCAAATAGATTTTAAAGTGGCAAATAGAGAAAATGATGAATGGTTAAAAAAATACGCAGCAAATAAAAAAATGCAATTTATAAATATAGACCCACAATACACAGACGCAGCTAAAATTACAAATGCAAAATGGATAAAAATTAAGCCAAATACCGATATTGCTTTAATTTTAGGAATGTGTAATTATCTTTATGTAAGTGGCAAATACAATAAAGAATTTATTGAAAAATATACCGATGGTTTTAATGAATTTTTACCATATTTGCTTGGAAAAAGTGATGGAATAAATAAAGATGTAAAATGGGCATCAAAAATTTGTGGAATTGATGAAAAAACAATTATTTCATTATGCGATTTATTTGTTAGTAAAAGAACTTTTTTAGCAGGAAATTGGGCTAATCAAAGGGCGCAATATGGAGAAAATGCTGATTGGGCTATTATTACACTTGCTTGTATGATAGGGCAGGTTGGACTTGCTGGTGGTGGATTTGGCTTTGCTATGCATTATTGTTCTGCTGGTGGAGCGTTTAGCGGCGCATTATTGCCTGTTGGATTAGCGCAAGGTAAAAATAGCATAGGTATTAATATTCCTGCTTCAAGGGTAAGCGAGTGTATTTTAAATCCTAACAAGACAATTAATTTTAAAGGAAAAACTTTTACATATCCACAAATAAAAATGTTTTATGTTGCAGGTGCAAGTGTTTTAGGGCATCATCCAAATACAAATGAATTAATTTATGCTTTAAGAACTCTTGATTGTGTTGTTGTACATGAGCCTTGGTGGACTCCTATGGCTAAGATGGCTGATATTGTTATTCCATCAACTACAACCTTAGAAAGAGATGATATTAGCTTTGGTGGTTCATATTCACAAGATTGGGTTTATGCTATGAAAAAGGTTGTTGAACCTATTGGAGAGAGTAAAGATGATTATGATGTATTTTATGAGCTTGCAAAACGCTTCGGACAAAGAGAATTAGCAAAATTTAGCGGCGGTAAAACTAAGCAAGAATGGATTAAGAGCTTTTATGAAAAAAGTGATTGTGCTAATGAGATGGATTTTGATGAATTTTGGCAAAAAGGAAGTATGCATTTTCAAGCACCTAAAGAAAATTATTCTTTTGTAAGACACGCAGATTTTAGAAAAGATCCAGTAAATAATAAACTTTCTACAGAAAGTGGTAAAATACAAATTTATTCTAAAAAATTTGCTAATTTAAATTTACCTGATTTCAAAGGTCATATCGTATGGCAAGAACCTGTTGAGTATTTAGGTAACAAAAAACTAACGCAAAAATTTCTATTTCATATGTTAAGCCCACATCCAAGATATAGAATTCATTCTCAACTTGATAATACTTGGATTGCTAATTTGTATAAAATAGACGGCAGAGAACCGATGTTGATCAATACAAATGATGCGAAAAAACTAGGTATAAAAAATAAAGAAATAGTAGAAGTTTATAATGATAGGGGTAGGATTTTAGTAGGTGCAATTTTAAGTGATGATATTTTAGAAGGTGTAATTAGCATTCAAGAAGGTGCTTGGTATGAGCCTGAAAATACAAATGAGGATATGCCACGCTGCAACAGTGGGCATGTAAATGTATTAACTTCATCTCGCCCAAGTTCGCAAATGGCGCAGGCAACTTCAGTAAATTCTTGTTTAGTTGCGATAAAAAAGATAGATAATCAAGTACTAAAAGCAGTAAATAGATTACCAGAATTAATAGGTTAA
- a CDS encoding MFS transporter: MLFIVAIGNFLSSIAMNQIIPLLPFIMAAYNVEGEKIGLYSALAYGGSTFIMAIFAPIWGTLADKFGRKKMLLRASLGMSLCLFISVFLKNAESFIILRLFMGAFSGFSSACIAIIALNAPKEYANYSLAKLSSYQITGSLLGPLTGGALMHFFDFRVQFLISSILLFIIFFLILFMVKERHEVKQSINVKINNNFYSFVFKVCIATFLVQFTMNFLAPIIGLFIERISQNKELATGFCFSLAGIASAIFAPKIVKIKINEHKLIAYSSLFMAINLFLQYLCISNFYLLCVMRFLFGISFCAVMPSIYTLIKKNTPSNIGSKIYGINQSFLGLGSCVGAFCGGYFYHILDTKVFFICIASILLNALIFFRQK; the protein is encoded by the coding sequence ATGCTTTTTATTGTAGCAATAGGAAATTTTTTAAGCTCAATAGCAATGAATCAGATTATACCTTTATTACCTTTTATAATGGCTGCATATAATGTAGAAGGTGAAAAAATTGGATTATATTCAGCGCTTGCTTATGGAGGTTCAACCTTTATAATGGCGATTTTTGCACCTATTTGGGGTACATTAGCAGATAAATTTGGAAGAAAAAAAATGCTTTTAAGAGCATCTTTAGGTATGAGTTTGTGTTTGTTTATTAGTGTTTTCTTAAAAAATGCTGAAAGTTTTATAATACTTAGATTATTTATGGGAGCATTTTCGGGTTTTAGCTCTGCTTGTATCGCAATTATTGCACTAAATGCACCAAAAGAATATGCAAATTATTCCCTTGCAAAGCTTAGCTCTTACCAAATTACAGGCTCTTTGCTTGGCCCTTTAACAGGTGGAGCTTTAATGCACTTTTTTGATTTTAGAGTACAATTTTTAATATCATCAATTTTACTTTTTATTATCTTTTTTTTAATTTTATTTATGGTAAAAGAAAGACACGAAGTAAAACAAAGCATAAATGTAAAAATTAATAATAATTTTTACTCTTTTGTTTTTAAGGTTTGCATTGCTACTTTTTTAGTGCAATTTACTATGAATTTTTTAGCACCAATAATAGGACTTTTCATTGAGAGAATTAGCCAAAACAAAGAATTAGCAACAGGATTTTGCTTTTCATTAGCTGGGATTGCGAGTGCTATTTTTGCACCTAAAATTGTAAAAATAAAAATAAATGAGCACAAACTTATTGCTTATTCATCCTTATTTATGGCAATAAATTTATTTTTACAATACCTTTGCATAAGCAATTTTTATTTACTTTGTGTTATGAGATTTTTATTTGGCATTTCTTTTTGTGCTGTTATGCCTAGTATTTATACTTTAATTAAGAAAAATACCCCATCAAATATTGGTTCAAAAATTTACGGAATAAACCAAAGTTTTTTAGGTTTAGGCTCTTGTGTTGGAGCCTTTTGTGGCGGATATTTTTATCATATTCTTGATACAAAGGTATTTTTTATTTGCATTGCAAGTATCTTGCTAAATGCCTTAATATTTTTTAGACAAAAATAA
- a CDS encoding prephenate dehydrogenase, with protein MKAVVIGLGLIGGSLALNLKQNKFISCVYGIDLNKEHLKEALELGLIHQEISFDNINECDLIFLCTPVSAIISIIKELSKLNLSKNTSIIEFGSTKESIKKAIPSELKSQFILAHPMAGTENSGPKAAFKELFTNAVCVLCIDKEVNNFHEHRIIELLSSLKMRLVFMDEKEHDHHSAIISHLPHIISFSLANYVLACEDKKHILNLAGGSFSDMSRIAKSSPLMWQNIFKENKENVLASLKDFKEELKKFEDFVNNDDYEALFKWLQNANELRKIL; from the coding sequence ATGAAAGCAGTTGTAATTGGACTTGGACTTATTGGTGGCTCATTAGCTCTTAATTTAAAACAAAATAAATTTATAAGCTGTGTTTATGGGATTGATTTAAATAAAGAGCATTTAAAAGAAGCTTTAGAGCTTGGATTAATTCATCAAGAAATTAGCTTTGATAATATAAATGAATGTGATTTGATATTTTTATGCACCCCTGTTAGTGCAATTATTAGCATAATAAAAGAGCTTTCAAAGCTTAATTTAAGTAAAAATACAAGCATAATTGAATTTGGCAGTACAAAAGAAAGTATAAAAAAGGCAATTCCTAGTGAATTAAAATCTCAATTTATTCTAGCTCATCCAATGGCAGGAACGGAAAATTCAGGTCCAAAAGCAGCCTTTAAAGAGCTTTTTACTAATGCAGTTTGCGTACTTTGCATTGATAAGGAAGTAAATAATTTTCACGAGCATAGAATTATAGAATTATTAAGTTCTCTTAAAATGAGATTAGTTTTTATGGACGAAAAAGAGCATGACCATCACAGTGCAATCATCTCTCATCTACCACATATTATTTCTTTTTCACTTGCAAATTATGTTTTAGCTTGCGAAGATAAAAAACATATTTTAAATCTTGCTGGTGGGTCTTTTTCTGATATGAGTAGGATTGCAAAAAGTTCTCCGCTTATGTGGCAAAATATTTTTAAAGAAAATAAAGAAAATGTCTTAGCATCTTTAAAAGATTTTAAAGAAGAATTAAAAAAATTTGAAGATTTTGTAAATAATGATGATTATGAAGCCTTGTTTAAATGGTTGCAAAACGCAAACGAGCTTAGAAAAATTCTGTAA
- a CDS encoding trehalose-6-phosphate synthase, which translates to MDYVFINFIHLFCAILFVGYVFCDAIIMPKSDFDSNIKKAIMKKSALIYAFIFIILIASGIYLYFLNTFSKLELIFFVLKIFCIFLIFFCALLSIYKLRIKKQKDAFVIKYAHLIAIILCLFVVLFAKLIFLV; encoded by the coding sequence ATGGACTATGTATTTATAAATTTTATTCATTTATTTTGTGCGATTTTATTTGTTGGCTATGTTTTTTGCGATGCTATTATTATGCCTAAGAGTGATTTTGATTCAAATATTAAAAAAGCTATTATGAAAAAATCTGCTTTAATTTATGCATTTATTTTTATAATTTTGATTGCTAGTGGGATTTATTTGTATTTTTTAAATACATTTTCAAAGCTTGAATTAATATTTTTTGTATTAAAAATATTTTGCATTTTTCTTATATTTTTTTGCGCATTGCTTAGCATTTATAAACTTAGAATAAAAAAGCAAAAAGATGCTTTTGTAATAAAATACGCTCATTTAATAGCTATTATTTTATGCTTATTTGTTGTGCTTTTTGCTAAATTAATTTTTCTTGTTTAA